A single Pyxicephalus adspersus chromosome 8, UCB_Pads_2.0, whole genome shotgun sequence DNA region contains:
- the LOC140337063 gene encoding vitamin D3 hydroxylase-associated protein-like yields the protein MLSSLRFLLFGMPTAHLLVAILCCVVAGLLIIHWMDRRRCHQKIESARVQREHAVQLMEKAVLQYLEQVRYESGFGFTMLFNILNFPAGVLPVTTVSAEDEEELRHYKGYYNDLWDKEFIQCCWRSCVVTGGAVLLVLNAIHPQALEVHNDVNCLTVFMSDCETQLKKLQERGDRGPLYGVPVSIKEQVGYQGQHSTCGLVQYLDVLEEEDSVIVKVLKKQGAIVFAETNVPQTLICMESSNPIYGGTLNPHNKAKGCAGSTGGEGALIGGGGSILGIGTDIGGSIRLPSSFCGIAGFKPSPKRLSIRGVRPCVDGMTMVSTCIGPMARDVDGVVLAMKALLCEEMFRLDPNVPPIPFNEEMFSSKKNLRIGYIEEDGFFKPNPSMSRVVLETKNLLEGAGHELIPFRPPRVDHVFDLFIKAVLGDGGRTLGDKLFCALLLLVVSCDGFLLVFLQEYQAEFIGEWRKLDLDLLICPMLGPAFNVGYAGKLLACASFTALYNMLQFPAGVLPVGSVTTEDEEALKHYKGYENDHWDKLFRKAVSDGVGLPLSVQCVALPYQDELCLRLMMEVQTLHREKTIRGPV from the exons ATGCTGAGCTCTCTGCGGTTCCTTCTGTTCGGCATGCCGACAGCTCACCTGCTGGTAGCCATCCTGTGCTGTGTAGTAGCCGGATTGCTGATAATACACTGGATGGATCGGAGACGATGCCATCAGAAGATTGAGAGTGCCAGGGTGCAGAGAGAGCATGCCGTGCAGCTCATGGAGAAGGCTGTGTTGCAGTACCTGGAGCAGGTGAGATATGAAT CCGGATTCGGCTTCACCATGCTCTTCAATATCCTGAACTTCCCAGCCGGAGTGCTGCCGGTTACCACGGTCAGTGCCGAGGATGAGGAGGAGCTGAGACATTACAAGGGATATTACAACGACCTCTGGGACAAGGAGTTCATCCAG TGTTGTTGGCGGAGCTGTGTTGTTACGGGCGGGGCTGTGTTGTTAGTGCTGAATGCTATTCACCCGCAGGCTCTTGAAGTTCACAATGACGTGAATTGTCTGACCGTCTTCATGTCTGACTGTGAGACTCAGCTGAAGAAGCTGCAGGAGAGAGGTGACAGGGGCCCTTTGTATGGGGTCCCCGTGTCTATAAAAGAACAGGTTGGCTACCAG GGTCAGCACTCCACGTGTGGCCTGGTTCAGTACCTGGATGtcctggaggaggaggacagcGTCATTGTCAAAGTGCTGAAGAAACAAGGAGCCATTGTGTTTGCCGAGACCAATGTGCCGCAGACTCTGATCTG cATGGAGTCCAGTAATCCCATCTATGGGGGGACACTGAACCCCCACAACAAAGCCAAAGGTTGTGCAGGATCCACGGGAGGGGAGGGGGCCCTGATTGGTGGTGGGGGCTCCATTCTGGGAATTGGGACCGATATCGGTGGCAGCATCCGACTTCCCTCCAGCTTCTGTGGGATTGCCGGATTTAAGCCGTCACCAAAGAGACTGAG CATTCGTGGCGTCCGCCCATGTGTGGATGGAATGACGATGG TGTCTACGTGCATTGGGCCGATGGCGCGGGATGTGGACGGCGtggttttggcaatgaaagctcTGCTGTGTGAGGAAATGTTCCGCCTTGACCCCAATGTTCCCCCAATTCCCTTCAATGAGGAG ATGTTCTCCAGTAAGAAGAATTTACGTATCGGTTATATCGAGGAAGACGGATTCTTCAAGCCGAACCCCAGCATGAGCCGCGTAGTGCTGGAGACAAAGAACCTTCTAGAGGGGGCCGGACACGAG CTCATCCCATTCAGACCGCCACGAGTGGACCACGTGTTTGACTTGTTCATAAAGGCCGTGCTGGGAGATGGAGGAAGAACGTTGGGGGATAAGTTG TTTTGTGCTCTCTTGCTATTGGTTGTCTCTTGTGATGGTTTTCTATTGGTCTTTCTCCAGGAATATCAGGCTGAGTTTATCGGTGAATGGAGGAAGTTGGATTTGGATCTCCTCATCTGTCCCATGCTGGGCCCGGCCTTCAATGTTGGTTATGCGGGGAAACTGTTag CCTGTGCCTCCTTCACCGCCCTCTACAATATGCTGCAGTTCCCGGCCGGGGTGCTTCCCGTTGGGTCGGTGACCACAGAAGACGAGGAGGCGCTGAAGCATTATAAGGGATACGAGAACGATCACTGGGACAAACTCTTCAGAAAG GCCGTCTCGGATGGGGTGGGATTGCCGCTCTCCGTGCAGTGCGTGGCGTTGCCGTACCAGGATGAGCTGTGCCTGCGCCTTATGATGGAAGTCCAAACCCTCCACCGGGAGAAGACGATAAGAGGACCTGTCTAG